CACTGGAAAAATATGTTACCCTCACAAACTGCACAAGCAGTGATTAAGACACTTCAAGATAATTATGTTTTATGGTTTAAGTTAAGAAAGACAGATAAAGATGCAAAACCTCCGAGGTTTCGTAGTAAGAACATGTTAAGTCCATTAACATTCTATCAACAATTTAAGATTGATGGGGATATAATAACACTTACAATGTCAAGAAAATACAGAAAAGAGAAAGGAATAGATAAACTTATTTTAAGGATAAGTAAATGGAGAGATATAAATGGTACTCCAATAATGTGTAATATTTTACATAACGGAAAGCATTGGATGGCTCACGTTGTATATGAAATTTCTGAAGCTAAAATAAAACAAAGCCCTGAAATAATGGCTGTTGATATTGGAATAAAAAATCTTGCAGCAATAGTTGATACTTGTAAAAATACTTATTTATTTTCAGGTGGCACTGCACTGGAAGTTCAGCACTACTTTAATAAAGAGATAGCAAAGGCACAAAGCAAAACAGATAAACAAAAACTTAAATCTAAAAAAGTTACAAATATGCATAAAAAGAAATCAAAGCAGATTAATCAGATAATCCACACAACAACAAAGAGAATAATAGAAATAGCAGAGAATAACAATATCGGGACAATTATTGCTGGAGATATAAAGAATATAAGGAAAGATAAAAAATGGAATAAAAATGCATCTCAGAAATTGCATTCTTGGGGTTTCGCTAAACTCACCAAACAGATAGAATACAAAGCAAAACTATCTGGTATACGGTTTGAAATGGTGAATGAGAAAGACACGAGCAAGACATGTTCGGTATGCGGAACTATCAAAAAAAGCAATAGAAAGCATAGAGGATTATACAAGTGTAAGTGTGGAAACGTGATGAACGCAGATATTAATGGTGCAGCAAACATCTTAAAAAAGTACCTCCAAGAGAATAATATCTCAAGGAGTATAGGCAATGTGGCTATGCCTGTAGTATACAAGAACTATAATGTAATTCCTGTATAATCTACGAAGCCAATGGCTTTAGTCGTTGAAGGTGTCACTAATTTACTAAAAGTAACAGAAATTGTTGAGATTAAGGAAAAATGGGAGGTTGGATTGAGGAGAAGGAGAGACATAATACATGTAGATATGGATGCATTCTTTGCTCAGGTTGAACAAAGAGACAATCCAGAATATAAGAAAAAGGCAGTGATTGTAGGAGGACCATTATTTAGAGGAGTGATATCCTCCGCATCATACGAGGCAAGAGTATATGGACTTTATGCTGGAATGCCCCTTTATAAAGCTAAGCAGCTCTGTCCACACGGAGTGTATTTATCTGTGGATATGGAAAAGTACTTGAAAGTTTCACGTCAGATAAGAGATATTTTCTGTGATTTTACTCCACTGGTTGAAATTGTCGGTTGTGATGAGGCATTTTTAGATGTTACTGGAGCCAGAAACATATTTGGTTCACTAGTTGAGATTGCGAAACAGATAAAAAATAGAGTATTTGAAAAAACTCGACTTACATGTTCGGTAGGTATCTCACATAATAAATTCTTAGCCAAATTAGCATCTGAGCTAAAGAAACCGAATGGTTTGGTTGTTTTGACGAAAGAAAATGTTAAAGGGAAACTGGAAAAACTACCTGTTACTATGTTATGGGGTGTGGGAAGAGTTACACAGGATAAGCTAAAAAGAATGGGAATAGAAACCATTGGTGAACTGGCGAGGATACCGGTTGAGATTCTTACTGCTGCTTTTGGAAAATTAGGAAAGCTCATACATAATTTAGCTAATGGTATTGATGATGACAGAGTAATACCTTTTTCTCCACCAAAGTCGATAAGCAGAGAAATCACCTTTGTAAAAGATACCTATAATTTAGATAAACTGAAAGTCGCTTTATTAAAGTTATCAGAAAGAGTAGCCGAGAATTTGCGCAGGGAAGGGTATAGGGCATTAACTGTAAACCTCAAGATTAAATTTTCAGATTTCAAAGTGATAACAAGAAGCATTACCTTAAAAAATGCGACCTGTTTAGGAACAGAAATCTATAGAGATGCCTTGAAACTTCTTAAAAAGAACATACCAGCGGGAAGGAAGATAAGACTCATTGGGGTGGGGGTTAGTAATTTGAAAGGCTATCGGGTTAAAGAATTGTCTCTATTTGAAGGGGATAATAAGGAATTGAAATTAGCAGAAGCGATAGATGATTTAAATGCTCGTTATGGAAAAACCGAAGTGATAAGAGCAAGTATGTTAAAAATAAAATATTAGAAATTTTTTTTGAAAAGCTCTTGCATTTTTAATAAAAATATGTTATAAATTAAAATTAATATTTAATAAAAAGACTTAAGGAAGCGTTGAAGTGAGATTTAGTTTGGGTATTTATAT
This window of the Actinomycetota bacterium genome carries:
- a CDS encoding transposase; amino-acid sequence: MKLTLKYKINLTKEQEDVLRDLCFYATKLYNTDNYMRRDEWEKTGKIPSWYDQKKALINNHWKNMLPSQTAQAVIKTLQDNYVLWFKLRKTDKDAKPPRFRSKNMLSPLTFYQQFKIDGDIITLTMSRKYRKEKGIDKLILRISKWRDINGTPIMCNILHNGKHWMAHVVYEISEAKIKQSPEIMAVDIGIKNLAAIVDTCKNTYLFSGGTALEVQHYFNKEIAKAQSKTDKQKLKSKKVTNMHKKKSKQINQIIHTTTKRIIEIAENNNIGTIIAGDIKNIRKDKKWNKNASQKLHSWGFAKLTKQIEYKAKLSGIRFEMVNEKDTSKTCSVCGTIKKSNRKHRGLYKCKCGNVMNADINGAANILKKYLQENNISRSIGNVAMPVVYKNYNVIPV
- the dinB gene encoding DNA polymerase IV, with translation MALVVEGVTNLLKVTEIVEIKEKWEVGLRRRRDIIHVDMDAFFAQVEQRDNPEYKKKAVIVGGPLFRGVISSASYEARVYGLYAGMPLYKAKQLCPHGVYLSVDMEKYLKVSRQIRDIFCDFTPLVEIVGCDEAFLDVTGARNIFGSLVEIAKQIKNRVFEKTRLTCSVGISHNKFLAKLASELKKPNGLVVLTKENVKGKLEKLPVTMLWGVGRVTQDKLKRMGIETIGELARIPVEILTAAFGKLGKLIHNLANGIDDDRVIPFSPPKSISREITFVKDTYNLDKLKVALLKLSERVAENLRREGYRALTVNLKIKFSDFKVITRSITLKNATCLGTEIYRDALKLLKKNIPAGRKIRLIGVGVSNLKGYRVKELSLFEGDNKELKLAEAIDDLNARYGKTEVIRASMLKIKY